ACACGCAAATGATAAATTATCAATTCTAGACATTTCAGCAACATTAGGCACAGGGACAAAAGTAAATGTAGAAATACAGCTTAATAATAATCACGATATGATGAAACGCAGTTTATATTATTGGGGAAAATTATATACATCTCAGTTACAAAAATGGATGCCCTACAGTGCACTTCGTAAAACCATCACCATTAATTTATTGAACTTCATAATGTTTTTAGATCACAAAGAATTTCATACAAAGGGCACATTGTGGAATACACAACAACAGAAACTCTTGAGTGATGACATAGAAATTCACATTGTAGAAATTCCAAAGTTAACAGAACAGTGGCATGAAGAAAAAGTAAATCCGTGGAAAGACCCATTTGCTCGTTGGCTTTTATTGCTTTCAGCAAATGAGGATGAGCACTTAACTAAACTATTGGAGGATATTGCTATGAACCAAGACCCTATTTTACAAAAAGCAATAAACAAGTGGGAACGTATGAGTCAAGATTCCTCTTTCCGACAAGCCTATGACGCAAGGGAGAAAGTTTTAATGGATGAAGCAGCAAAATTCGCCCATGCAGAGACAGAAGGTATGAAAAGAGGCATGGAAAAGGGCTTAGAAAAAGGTATAGAACAAGGTATAGAGCAAGGTATAGAGCAAGGTATAGAACAAGGTATAGAACAAGGGCGAAAAGAAGGAGTTCAACAGGGAAAAATCCAAATGATTAAAAGTATGTATGATCTTGGCATACCACTTGAAACGATTGCTAAGGCAAGTAAATTGAGTTTGCAGGAGATTGAGCATATTTTAGAAAATAAATAATGATAAAAAGACGAAAGAGAACATAATTTTCACTATGTTCTCTTTAAGCAACAGAATTCAGTATAAATAAATTTTCTTAAAAAGAAATGAAATAATCATAAAAAAGCCTGCAGTTGTTACACTGCAGGCTTTCAAATGTTTAATAAATGGATTAAGCTAAATATGCTTGTTGTAACGCCTCTAAACCATCTTTATAAATGCCATGGAATAGATTAATTGCCTCTTCATCAGTAACCTCTACAGGAGTGAAGCTACCAGACCATTCAACTAATGATGTGTTAGCATCTTTACCTTCTTTAACACGAATTGTAGATAAATAATTCGTCACAGGGAATGGTGCTTGCATAATTGAATATGTGTAGTAACGTTCTTTCTCATTAAATACTTCTAAACGCTCTACGATCGCATCGCCATCAGGATTAGCTAAATGACGTACACGTCCGCCTTCTGTTACTTTACTGCTAGGGATATATGGTAACCAATCTGGAAGTGCATCAAAACCTCCAATTAATTGCCATACTTGCTTAGGTGAAGCTGGAATTTCAATAGATGTAATAGTATTTGCCATTTTCATTACTCTCCTTTTTATTTAACGTTAATTGGTAGTGGCGCATTAACTGCAACTAATTTTTGTTCACGCATTTCTTCCCAGAATGCTGCTGGAATCACTGTTTTCAATGCAGCTTGGTCTTCTGCAATTCGTTCCGGTTTACTTGCACCAGGAATAACAGCTGCAACTGCTGGATTAGCCAATGCAAATTGTAAAGCAGCAGCTTTAATACTGATTCCATGACGATCTGCAAGGTTTTTCATTTTATTAACTTTTGCAATAATTTCTGGTGATGCTTTTTGGTATTCGAAGTGAGTACCTCCAGCAAGAACACCTGAGCTATATGGTCCACCAACAACAATGTCCATATTGTTTTTTACAGCCGCAGGCATTACGCGTTCTAACGCACGCTCGTGGTCTAATAATGAATAGCGACCAGCTAGTAAAGAAACATTTGGTTTTGCTTCTTCTAAGTCCAGCATAAGTTCAATAGCCTCTACTTTATTTACTCCAAGGCCCCAGCCTTTAATTACACCTTCATCACGCAATTGAGTAAGTGCACGGAATGCTCCTGTTCGAGCAATCTCAAATTGTGAAATCCACTCATCTCCATAAAAATCTTGTGCTACGTCATGAATATAAACAAAATCTAGACGATCTGTTTTTAAACATTTTAAACTATCTTCAATAGAACGGAGAGTTGCGTCCGCACTGTAGTCATTGATAATTTTATTTTTACGACCAAATTCGAAAAGTCCGCCTTTTTCACCTAAATCACGTGTAGATGGATCTTCCAATTCATCTGAAATAATTCGACCTACTTTTGTACTTAAGAAGTACTCATCACGATTTCTTTTCGATAATGCTTCACCAAGACGAATCTCTGCTAAACCAGATCCATAAAGTGGAGCTGTATCAAAGTAACGCACACCATTATCCCAAGCAGCATCCACTGTTGCGATTGCTTCTTCTTCTGGAATATTACGGTACATATTACCTAGTGGTGCCGTACCAAAACCAAGTGTACCTTTTAATAAATCTTTCATTTAAAATCTCCTCCTAAAATGTATTTAAAAATGATGAATGGATATCAATTAATGTGAAAAGAACTGCCCTAAAGAATTCGAGCAGTCAAAGCAGTACGCACTTTAAAGCGCGACAGTTATTAAAAATAACGTAGATGCTTTTTAATACTGTATTTCTCAATTGCCCCTTACACAAGCTATTATGATGTGTATTTGACATAATGAAAAGTACGTACTTTAAAGTGTTATAGATACTAAAAAGTATCATATATACTTTTTGTTTTCATACTGCTCATTTCCCTCTCACGTATGTAATTATGTCTTATCTACAACACAATAAAAAGTACGCACTTTAAAGTGTTATAGATACTTTTAAGTAACAATTTTATGGTTAAGCGTCTGTAGCTTCAAAAAAATGATTTTATATAAAAAAACCACTATTCTTGCGGAGATAACTGTAGAAATTATGAGTGGAATATAGAAAGTTGTTACTATTCTTCATTAAAAAAGGCAACAACGAACTGAAATATGTTCGTTGTTGCCTTTTGACCTTCTTTAAAATATTACATTACATTTCGAACAAAAAGGAGCAGAATTCCCTTTTCTAATTTTCGCATCACATTTTGGACAATATACGTATCGTTCTTCTATCTTTTGTCGTTCTATCATATGTAAAGATACTACCCTCATACTGCACATAATCCCAATTAATATAAGACTAACAACGAGTAGCATACCTCTCACTCCTCCTATTTAATTTTACCATAAAATAACAAACCCGATTCTCTCA
This genomic window from Bacillus anthracis str. Vollum contains:
- a CDS encoding Rpn family recombination-promoting nuclease/putative transposase translates to MFNQQLVNLRIDFAFKQLFGTNGSEDILIAFLNAMLQESLESPIASLQLEDPHLHREHANDKLSILDISATLGTGTKVNVEIQLNNNHDMMKRSLYYWGKLYTSQLQKWMPYSALRKTITINLLNFIMFLDHKEFHTKGTLWNTQQQKLLSDDIEIHIVEIPKLTEQWHEEKVNPWKDPFARWLLLLSANEDEHLTKLLEDIAMNQDPILQKAINKWERMSQDSSFRQAYDAREKVLMDEAAKFAHAETEGMKRGMEKGLEKGIEQGIEQGIEQGIEQGIEQGRKEGVQQGKIQMIKSMYDLGIPLETIAKASKLSLQEIEHILENK
- a CDS encoding SRPBCC family protein, giving the protein MANTITSIEIPASPKQVWQLIGGFDALPDWLPYIPSSKVTEGGRVRHLANPDGDAIVERLEVFNEKERYYTYSIMQAPFPVTNYLSTIRVKEGKDANTSLVEWSGSFTPVEVTDEEAINLFHGIYKDGLEALQQAYLA
- a CDS encoding aldo/keto reductase, whose translation is MKDLLKGTLGFGTAPLGNMYRNIPEEEAIATVDAAWDNGVRYFDTAPLYGSGLAEIRLGEALSKRNRDEYFLSTKVGRIISDELEDPSTRDLGEKGGLFEFGRKNKIINDYSADATLRSIEDSLKCLKTDRLDFVYIHDVAQDFYGDEWISQFEIARTGAFRALTQLRDEGVIKGWGLGVNKVEAIELMLDLEEAKPNVSLLAGRYSLLDHERALERVMPAAVKNNMDIVVGGPYSSGVLAGGTHFEYQKASPEIIAKVNKMKNLADRHGISIKAAALQFALANPAVAAVIPGASKPERIAEDQAALKTVIPAAFWEEMREQKLVAVNAPLPINVK